From Etheostoma cragini isolate CJK2018 chromosome 17, CSU_Ecrag_1.0, whole genome shotgun sequence, one genomic window encodes:
- the fbxo11a gene encoding F-box only protein 11a isoform X2 has translation MNSVRASNVSRRPRRVSRPRPVQPERNHQERDEDVPADMVAEESGPGAQNSPYQLRRKSLPKRTVCPTKTNMEGASTSTIENFGHRPKRPRVSGKCQDLPAPAEQYLQEKLPDEVVLKIFSYLLEQDLCRAACVCKRFSELANDPILWKRLYMEVFEYTRPMMHPEAGKFYQINPEEYEQPNPWKESFQQLYKGAHVKPGFAEHFYSNPARYKGRDNMFYYDTIEDALGGGQEPHFDGLIFVHSGIYTDEWIYIESPITMIGAAPGKVAEKVIIENTRDSTFVFMEGSEDAYVGYMTIRFNPDDKSAQHHNAHHCLEITVNCSPIIDHCIIRSTCTVGSAVCVSGQGACPTIRHCNISDCENVGLYITDHAQGIYEDNEISNNALAGIWVKNHGNPIIRRNHIHHGRDVGVFTFDHGMGYFESCNIHRNRIAGFEVKAYANPTVVRCEIHHGQTGGIYVHEKGRGQFIENKIYANNFAGVWITSNSDPTIRGNAIFNGNQGGVYIFGDGRGLIEGNDIYGNALAGIQIRTNSCPIVRHNKIHDGQHGGIYVHEKGQGVIEENEVYSNTLAGVWVTTGSTPVLRRNRIHSGKQVGVYFYDNGHGVLEDNDIYNHMYSGVQIRTGSNPKIRRNKIWGGQNGGILVYNSGLGFIEDNEIFDNAMAGVWIKTDSNPTLRRNKIHDGRDGGICIFNGGRGLLEENDIFRNAQAGVLISTNSHPVLRKNRIFDGFAAGIEITNHATATLEGNQIFNNRFGGLFLASGVNVTMKDNKIMNNQDAIEKAVSRGQCLYKISSYTSYPMHDFYRCHTCNTTDRNAICVNCIKKCHQGHDVEFIRHDRFFCDCGAGTLSNPCTLAGEPTHDTDTLYDSAPPIESNTLQHN, from the exons ATGAACTCCGTCAGAGCAAGTAACGTTAGCAGAAGACCTAGGCGAGTCTCGAGGCCGCGCCCGGTGCAGCCGGAGAGGAACCACCAGGAAAGAG ATGAGGACGTTCCTGCAGATATGGTCGCAGAAGAATCCGGTCCAGGAGCTCAGAATAGTCCCTACCAACTTAGAAGAAAGTCTCTACCCAAGAGAACAGTGTGTCCgacaaagacaaacatggaG GGTGCTTCAACTTCAACCATAGAAAACTTTGGACACCGACCTAAGCGCCCCAGAGTTTCAGGAAAGTGTCAAGATTTACCAG ctccagcagagcaGTATTTGCAGGAGAAGCTTCCAGACGAGGTGGTGCTAAAGATTTTCTCGTACCTGTTGGAGCAGGACTTGTGCCgtgcagcatgtgtgtgcaagcgCTTCAGTGAGCTGGCCAATGACCCCATCCTCTG GAAGAGGCTGTACATGGAAGTGTTTGAATACACGCGCCCCATGATGCACCCTGAGGCAGGGAAGTTCTACCAGATAAACCCAGAAGAGTATGAGCAGCCAAACCCGTGGAAGGAAAGTTTTCAGCAGCTG TATAAAGGAGCACATGTGAAGCCGGGCTTTGCAGAACACTTCTACAGTAATCCTGCCAGATACAAAGGGAGAGATAACATGTTT TACTATGACACCATTGAGGATGCTCTCGGAGGCGGTCAGGAGCCTCACTTTGACGGCCTGATATTCGTCCACTCTGGTATTTACACAGATGAATGGATCTACATCGAGTCGCCTATCACAATGATAGGAGCTG CTCCTGGAAAAGTGGCAGAGAAAGTCATCATTGAGAATACCAGGGACtctacatttgtatttatggAAGGCTCGGAGGATGCTTACGTTGGATACATGACCATTCGG TTCAATCCTGACGATAAATCCGCCCAGCACCACAATGCACACCACTGCCTGGAGATCACAGTCAACTGTAGCCCCATCATCGACCACTGCATCATACGCAGCACATGCACAG TGGGGTCAGCGGTCTGTGTCAGTGGCCAGGGTGCTTGTCCCACAATCAGGCACTGCAACATTAGTGACTGTGAAAATGTTGGTCTTTACATCACTGACCATGCACAG GGAATATACGAAGACAATGAGATCTCAAACAACGCTCTGGCTGGGATCTGGGTGAAAAACCATGGCAACCCAATCATCAGACGGAATCACATCCACCATGGCAGAGACGTCGGCGTTTTCACATTCGACCACGGCATG GGTTACTTTGAGAGCTGCAACATCCATAGGAACCGTATAGCCGGCTTTGAGGTGAAGGCGTACGCCAATCCGACCGTGGTTCGTTGTGAGATCCATCATGGTCAGACGGGGGGCATCTACGTGCATGAAAAGGGCCGGGGCCAGTTCATCGAAAACAAGATCTATGCAAACAACTTTGCGGGGGTGTGGATCACCTCCAACAGTGACCCCACGATAAG GGGCAACGCCATTTTTAATGGCAACCAAGGTGGCGTTTATATTTTCGGTGATGGCCGAGGCCTCATTGAAGGAAACGACATCTACGGTAACGCCTTGGCCGGAATCCAGATCAGGACCAACAGCTGCCCTATTGTCAGACACAACAAGATCCATGATGGCCAACACGGCGGCATATATGTG catgaaaaaggacaaggcGTCATCGAGGAGAACGAGGTGTACAGCAACACGCTGGCGGGAGTGTGGGTGACCACGGGAAGTACGCCAGTACTGAGGAGGAACAGGATACACAGCGGGAAGCAG GTTGGCGTCTACTTCTATGACAATGGCCATGGTGTGCTGGAAGACAATGATATCTACAATCACATGTACTCCGGAGTTCAAATTAG GACTGGCAGCAATCCCAAGATCAGGCGGAACAAGATCTGGGGAGGCCAGAATGGAGGCATTTTGGTTTACAACTCAG gcTTAGGCTTCATTGAGGACAATGAGATCTTTGACAATGCTATGGCAGGAGTGTGGATCAAGACTGACAGCAACCCCACTCTGCGGCGAAATAAGATTCATGATGGGAGAGACGGTGGGATCTGTATATTCAACGGAGGAAGAG ggTTATTAGaggaaaatgacattttcagaaATGCCCAAGCTGGAGTTCTCATTAGCACCAACAGCCACCCCGTACTGCGGAAAAACAGGATATTTGACGGCTTCGCAGCAG GTATAGAGATCACCAATCATGCCACAGCGACCCTAGAGGGCAATCAGATCTTCAACAATCGGTTTGGGGGACTGTTTCTTGCATCTGGTGTCAATGTTACAATGAAAG ataataaaataatgaacaaTCAAGATGCCATTGAAAAGGCTGTGAGCAGAGGTCAGTGCCTGTACAAGATTTCAAGTTACACCAGCTACCCAATGCACGATTTTTACAG GTGTCACACCTGTAACACAACAGACCGCAACGCCATCTGTGTGAACTGCATCAAGAAGTGTCACCAAGGACATGATGTGGAGTTCATCAGACACGATAG ATTCTTCTGTGACTGTGGTGCGGGGACGCTGTCAAATCCTTGCACGTTAGCTGGAGAGCCAACTcatgacacagacacactgtatGACTCAGCTCCTCCTATAGAGTCCAACACACTGCAGCACAACTGA
- the fbxo11a gene encoding F-box only protein 11a isoform X1 produces the protein MNSVRASNVSRRPRRVSRPRPVQPERNHQERDEDVPADMVAEESGPGAQNSPYQLRRKSLPKRTVCPTKTNMEGASTSTIENFGHRPKRPRVSGKCQDLPAAPAEQYLQEKLPDEVVLKIFSYLLEQDLCRAACVCKRFSELANDPILWKRLYMEVFEYTRPMMHPEAGKFYQINPEEYEQPNPWKESFQQLYKGAHVKPGFAEHFYSNPARYKGRDNMFYYDTIEDALGGGQEPHFDGLIFVHSGIYTDEWIYIESPITMIGAAPGKVAEKVIIENTRDSTFVFMEGSEDAYVGYMTIRFNPDDKSAQHHNAHHCLEITVNCSPIIDHCIIRSTCTVGSAVCVSGQGACPTIRHCNISDCENVGLYITDHAQGIYEDNEISNNALAGIWVKNHGNPIIRRNHIHHGRDVGVFTFDHGMGYFESCNIHRNRIAGFEVKAYANPTVVRCEIHHGQTGGIYVHEKGRGQFIENKIYANNFAGVWITSNSDPTIRGNAIFNGNQGGVYIFGDGRGLIEGNDIYGNALAGIQIRTNSCPIVRHNKIHDGQHGGIYVHEKGQGVIEENEVYSNTLAGVWVTTGSTPVLRRNRIHSGKQVGVYFYDNGHGVLEDNDIYNHMYSGVQIRTGSNPKIRRNKIWGGQNGGILVYNSGLGFIEDNEIFDNAMAGVWIKTDSNPTLRRNKIHDGRDGGICIFNGGRGLLEENDIFRNAQAGVLISTNSHPVLRKNRIFDGFAAGIEITNHATATLEGNQIFNNRFGGLFLASGVNVTMKDNKIMNNQDAIEKAVSRGQCLYKISSYTSYPMHDFYRCHTCNTTDRNAICVNCIKKCHQGHDVEFIRHDRFFCDCGAGTLSNPCTLAGEPTHDTDTLYDSAPPIESNTLQHN, from the exons ATGAACTCCGTCAGAGCAAGTAACGTTAGCAGAAGACCTAGGCGAGTCTCGAGGCCGCGCCCGGTGCAGCCGGAGAGGAACCACCAGGAAAGAG ATGAGGACGTTCCTGCAGATATGGTCGCAGAAGAATCCGGTCCAGGAGCTCAGAATAGTCCCTACCAACTTAGAAGAAAGTCTCTACCCAAGAGAACAGTGTGTCCgacaaagacaaacatggaG GGTGCTTCAACTTCAACCATAGAAAACTTTGGACACCGACCTAAGCGCCCCAGAGTTTCAGGAAAGTGTCAAGATTTACCAG cagctccagcagagcaGTATTTGCAGGAGAAGCTTCCAGACGAGGTGGTGCTAAAGATTTTCTCGTACCTGTTGGAGCAGGACTTGTGCCgtgcagcatgtgtgtgcaagcgCTTCAGTGAGCTGGCCAATGACCCCATCCTCTG GAAGAGGCTGTACATGGAAGTGTTTGAATACACGCGCCCCATGATGCACCCTGAGGCAGGGAAGTTCTACCAGATAAACCCAGAAGAGTATGAGCAGCCAAACCCGTGGAAGGAAAGTTTTCAGCAGCTG TATAAAGGAGCACATGTGAAGCCGGGCTTTGCAGAACACTTCTACAGTAATCCTGCCAGATACAAAGGGAGAGATAACATGTTT TACTATGACACCATTGAGGATGCTCTCGGAGGCGGTCAGGAGCCTCACTTTGACGGCCTGATATTCGTCCACTCTGGTATTTACACAGATGAATGGATCTACATCGAGTCGCCTATCACAATGATAGGAGCTG CTCCTGGAAAAGTGGCAGAGAAAGTCATCATTGAGAATACCAGGGACtctacatttgtatttatggAAGGCTCGGAGGATGCTTACGTTGGATACATGACCATTCGG TTCAATCCTGACGATAAATCCGCCCAGCACCACAATGCACACCACTGCCTGGAGATCACAGTCAACTGTAGCCCCATCATCGACCACTGCATCATACGCAGCACATGCACAG TGGGGTCAGCGGTCTGTGTCAGTGGCCAGGGTGCTTGTCCCACAATCAGGCACTGCAACATTAGTGACTGTGAAAATGTTGGTCTTTACATCACTGACCATGCACAG GGAATATACGAAGACAATGAGATCTCAAACAACGCTCTGGCTGGGATCTGGGTGAAAAACCATGGCAACCCAATCATCAGACGGAATCACATCCACCATGGCAGAGACGTCGGCGTTTTCACATTCGACCACGGCATG GGTTACTTTGAGAGCTGCAACATCCATAGGAACCGTATAGCCGGCTTTGAGGTGAAGGCGTACGCCAATCCGACCGTGGTTCGTTGTGAGATCCATCATGGTCAGACGGGGGGCATCTACGTGCATGAAAAGGGCCGGGGCCAGTTCATCGAAAACAAGATCTATGCAAACAACTTTGCGGGGGTGTGGATCACCTCCAACAGTGACCCCACGATAAG GGGCAACGCCATTTTTAATGGCAACCAAGGTGGCGTTTATATTTTCGGTGATGGCCGAGGCCTCATTGAAGGAAACGACATCTACGGTAACGCCTTGGCCGGAATCCAGATCAGGACCAACAGCTGCCCTATTGTCAGACACAACAAGATCCATGATGGCCAACACGGCGGCATATATGTG catgaaaaaggacaaggcGTCATCGAGGAGAACGAGGTGTACAGCAACACGCTGGCGGGAGTGTGGGTGACCACGGGAAGTACGCCAGTACTGAGGAGGAACAGGATACACAGCGGGAAGCAG GTTGGCGTCTACTTCTATGACAATGGCCATGGTGTGCTGGAAGACAATGATATCTACAATCACATGTACTCCGGAGTTCAAATTAG GACTGGCAGCAATCCCAAGATCAGGCGGAACAAGATCTGGGGAGGCCAGAATGGAGGCATTTTGGTTTACAACTCAG gcTTAGGCTTCATTGAGGACAATGAGATCTTTGACAATGCTATGGCAGGAGTGTGGATCAAGACTGACAGCAACCCCACTCTGCGGCGAAATAAGATTCATGATGGGAGAGACGGTGGGATCTGTATATTCAACGGAGGAAGAG ggTTATTAGaggaaaatgacattttcagaaATGCCCAAGCTGGAGTTCTCATTAGCACCAACAGCCACCCCGTACTGCGGAAAAACAGGATATTTGACGGCTTCGCAGCAG GTATAGAGATCACCAATCATGCCACAGCGACCCTAGAGGGCAATCAGATCTTCAACAATCGGTTTGGGGGACTGTTTCTTGCATCTGGTGTCAATGTTACAATGAAAG ataataaaataatgaacaaTCAAGATGCCATTGAAAAGGCTGTGAGCAGAGGTCAGTGCCTGTACAAGATTTCAAGTTACACCAGCTACCCAATGCACGATTTTTACAG GTGTCACACCTGTAACACAACAGACCGCAACGCCATCTGTGTGAACTGCATCAAGAAGTGTCACCAAGGACATGATGTGGAGTTCATCAGACACGATAG ATTCTTCTGTGACTGTGGTGCGGGGACGCTGTCAAATCCTTGCACGTTAGCTGGAGAGCCAACTcatgacacagacacactgtatGACTCAGCTCCTCCTATAGAGTCCAACACACTGCAGCACAACTGA
- the msh6 gene encoding DNA mismatch repair protein Msh6 — MAKQSSLFNFFKKSPPPVSKPKPSLSPSEADLPSSVEKSSSPKEQAKQTPQQLTKTSKVKPKSTKSSKGGFGKLFGDKAPTAKPSNTCTFSAGDLVWAKLEGHPWWPCMVVPQPLTGQQMRGRGRDQRIHVHFFDEPPTRGWVSTKYIREYQGSDSSDAKTGGVFFSGKPVIRHAMELADGVMFDSPEKRLKMPICMDPSDEEEEDDEEMEVDKSTVSDEEVSDEEEEGNEEGKLSKVSRRSSRASTEKGNKAKRRRIVVASDSDGSDEEFKPEQAASSSEDEVEEEATVSSEEESTHESEAESPIKPIKRKRPAEKPAPTKAKIPTTPSNAPKRAAAAVAVDTKSRLSAFSAPDNFESQANGSGTTGSATVWDHEKLEWCQDGKRKDSRRRRQTEDDYDPTTLYVPEDFLNRNSPGMRRWWQLKSEMFDTVIFYKVGKFYELYHMDAVIGVNEMGLTFMKGTWAHSGFPEIGFGRFSDVLVQKGYKVARVEQTETPEMMEARCKNMAKPTKFDRVVRREVCRIITRGTQTYSVLDGAPSESQSKFLLSVKEKAEEEISGRCRTYGVCFVDTSVGYFHVGQFPDDRHCSRLRTLIAHFAPAEVLFERGNPSVETRKILKASLSSALQEGLNAGTQFWDAQKTLKTLSEEDYFREAADKEQGTGNNFLPGPLKKMTSESDSLCLTPKEGYELALSAMGGCIFYLKKCLVDQELLSLANFEEYVPVDVELEKAAGPASFFAQTRQRVVLDGVTLANLEIFQNGSGGTEGTLLERLDTCSTPFGKRLLKQWLCAPLCNPTSIMDRLDAVEDLMAAQAQATEVSDLLKKLPDLERLLSKIHSIGTPLKGQDHPDSRAVLYEEVTYSKRKIADFLSTLEGFKTMQEIITVLTPVTAESRSALLCQVASLTSEKEGLFPDLSSELKRWETAFDHQKARTTGVITPKAGFDPEYDQALASIKNCERELQDYLDRQKKRIGCKSMSYWGTGRNRYQMEVPDSVSERNIPEEYEVKSTKKGWKRYVTKETERLFSELQGFEEKRDSALKDCMRRLFYNFDKNYKDWKTGVECMAVIDVLLSLSRYSQGGDGPMTRPQVVLPEGDDPVAAFLDLTGSRHPCVTKTFFGDDFIPNDIYIGCPGSSGTDEKKERASCVLVTGPNMGGKSTLMRQCGLVIILAQLGCYVPAESLRFTPVDRVFTRLGASDRIMAGESTFFVELSETASILHHATKHSLVLVDELGRGTATYDGTAIASAVVKELAEKVCCRTLFSTHYHSLVEDYANNPAVRLGHMACMVENECEDPSQETITFLYKFITGACPKSYGFNAARLASLPEVVIQSGHRKAREFEKSTISLRLFKKFCQFAEDPSLNNTHFASLVQMLSTI; from the exons ATGGCGAAGCAAAGCTCCCTTTTCAATTTCTTCAAAAAGTCTCCACCGCCGGTCTCCAAGCCGAAGCCTAGTCTCTCTCCGTCCGAGGCAGACCTGCCTTCCTCCGTCGAGAAGTCCTCTTCTCCGAAAGAGCAAGCTAAACAGACACCGCAACAACTAACCAAAACCAGCAAAGTTAAGCCGAAAAGTACTAAGTCTTCGAAAGGTGGATTCGGCAAACTGTTTGGCGACAAGGCCCCAACAGCCAAACCAAG caacacatgcacattcaGTGCTGGTGACCTTGTGTGGGCTAAACTGGAGGGACACCCCTGGTGGCCATGCATGGTGGTACCCCAACCTCTGACTGGACAGCAGATGAGGGGCCGGGGCCGGGACCAACGCATACATGTCCATTTCTTTGATGAACCCCCCACTAGAGGATGGGTCAGCACTAAATATATCCGAGAGTATCAAG GCTCTGACAGCAGTGACGCTAAAACGGGAGGGGTGTTCTTCAGTGGCAAACCTGTAATCCGTCATGCAATGGAGCTCGCTGATGGAGTTATGTTTGACAGCCCtgaaaaaagattaaagatGCCTATCTGTATGGATCCATccgatgaggaggaagaggatgatgaagaaATGGAG GTTGACAAGTCAACAGTTAGTGATGAAGAGGTTAgtgatgaggaagaagagggaaatGAGGAAGGAAAATTGTCCAAGGTCAGTCGACGTTCATCCCGTGCATCAACCGAGAAGGGAAATAAGGCCAAGCGCCGCCGCATAGTTGTAGCCTCAGACAGTGATGGATCCGATGAGGAGTTCAAACCAGAACAGGCTGCATCCAGCAGTGAAGATGAGGTGGAAGAAGAAGCAACGGTCAGCAGTGAAGAGGAGAGCACACATGAGTCGGAAGCAGAAAGCCCCATCAAGCCTATAAAGCGCAAACGTCCTGCAGAAAAGCCTGCTCCTACAAAAGCCAAGATACCTACTACCCCGTCTAACGCACCAAAACgtgctgcagcagctgttgcAGTCGACACAAAGTCTCGTCTGTCAGCCTTCTCTGCCCCTGACAACTTTGAGAGCCAGGCAAATGGATCAGGCACCACTGGAAGCGCCACCGTGTGGGACCATGAGAAGCTGGAGTGGTGCCAGGATGGCAAGAGGAAAGACAGTCGAAGGCGGCGACAGACAGAGGATGACTATGATCCCACCACACTGTATGTACCAGAAGACTTTCTGAACCGAAACAGTCCTGGTATGCGTCGCTGGTGGCAGCTCAAATCTGAGATGTTTGATACAGTCATTTTCTACAAAGTGGGGAAGTTTTATGAGCTCTACCACATGGATGCCGTGATCGGAGTCAATGAGATGGGACTAACATTCATGAAGGGGACCTGGGCACACTCAGGCTTCCCAGAGATTGGCTTTGGGCGTTTCTCAGACGTACTGGTCCAGAAAGGCTACAAGGTGGCTCGTGTGGAACAGACGGAGACCCCAGAGATGATGGAAGCACGCTGTAAGAACATGGCTAAGCCCACAAAGTTTGACCGTGTGGTGAGAAGAGAAGTGTGCCGTATTATCACACGTGGTACCCAGACCTACAGTGTGTTAGACGGTGCTCCTTCTGAGAGCCAGAGCAAGTTCCTGCTGAGTGTAAAGGAAAAGGCTGAAGAGGAAATCTCAGGCCGTTGCCGTACATACGGAGTCTGCTTTGTAGATACCTCTGTGGGTTATTTCCATGTCGGTCAGTTCCCAGACGATCGTCACTGCTCACGTCTGCGTACCCTAATAGCACACTTTGCCCCTGCTGAAGTGCTCTTTGAAAGAGGAAACCCGTCCGTTGAAACACGCAAAATACTCAAggcctctctgtcctctgctctGCAGGAAGGACTCAATGCAGGCACCCAGTTCTGGGATGCTCAAAAGACTCTGAAAACCCTTTCAGAAGAAGATTACTTTAGAGAGGCTGCTGACAAGGAACAAGGGACAGGGAACAACTTTCTTCCTGGTCCTCTAAAAAAGATGACTTCTGAGAGTGATTCCCTGTGCCTTACTCCCAAAGAGGGCTATGAGCTGGCACTGTCGGCAATGGGTGGGTGCATTTTCTATCTGAAGAAATGTCTGGTAGATCAAGAGCTACTCTCTTTGGCCAACTTTGAAGAATATGTCCCTGTTGACGTTGAGCTGGAGAAAGCTGCCGGACCTGCAAGTTTCTTTGCCCAGACTCGTCAGCGAGTGGTCCTTGATGGAGTGACTCTGGCAAACTTAGAAATCTTTCAGAATGGGTCAGGAGGAACGGAAGGGACGCTGCTGGAGCGTTTGGACACCTGCTCTACCCCTTTTGGTAAGAGGCTGCTGAAGCAGTGGCTCTGTGCTCCTCTGTGTAACCccacatccatcatggacagaCTGGATGCAGTGGAAGATCTGATGGCAGCTCAGGCCCAGGCTACTGAGGTTTCAGACCTGCTGAAGAAGCTCCCAGATTTGGAGCGTCTTCTGAGCAAAATTCACAGCATTGGCACTCCTCTAAAGGGCCAGGATCACCCTGACAGCAGGGCAGTTCTCTATGAGGAGGTCACCTACAGCAAGCGCAAGATAGCAGACTTCCTCTCAACACTGGAAGGTTTCAAAACAATGCAGGAGATCATTACTGTCCTCACTCCAGTTACAGCTGAATCTCGATCTGCATTGCTCTGTCAAGTGGCCAGTCTGACAAGTGAAAAGGAAGGCCTCTTTCCCGACCTCTCGTCTGAACTCAAGCGCTGGGAGACAGCCTTCGACCACCAGAAAGCCCGCACTACTGGTGTCATAACCCCTAAAGCTGGCTTTGACCCTGAGTACGACCAGGCTCTGGCGTCAATCAAGAACTGTGAGCGAGAGCTCCAGGATTACCTggacagacagaagaagaggatTGGCTGTAAAAGCATGTCCTATTGGGGAACCGGGCGAAACCGCTACCAGATGGAGGTGCCTGACAGTGTCTCAGAGAGGAATATTCCGGAGGAGTACGAAGTGAAGTCTACAAAGAAAGGCTGGAAGCGTTACGTGACCAAGGAGACCGAACGGCTGTTCTCAGAGCTGCAAGGAtttgaagagaagagagattCTGCCCTGAAAGACTGCATGAGGAGGCTTTTCTACAACTTTGACAAGAACTACAAAGACTGGAAGACTGGTGTGGAGTGCATGGCAGTGATTG ATGTGCTGCTGTCCTTGTCCCGCTACAGCCAGGGCGGAGACGGACCGATGACAAGGCCACAGGTGGTGCTCCCTGAGGGGGATGACCCGGTAGCGGCCTTCCTTGACCTCACTGGATCCCGCCATCCCTGTGTCACGAAGACCTTTTTTGGCGACGACTTCATCCCTAATGACATCTACATTGGCTGCCCTGGTAGCAGTGGAACTGATGAGAAAAAAGAGCGTGCCTCTTGTGTCCTCGTCACGGGGCCAAACATGGGTGGAAAATCTACTCTCATGAGACAG TGTGGACTCGTGATCATCCTTGCTCAGCTGGGTTGCTATGTTCCTGCTGAGAGTCTGCGCTTCACACCGGTTGACCGAGTCTTCACCCGGCTGGGAGCCTCGGATCGTATCATGGCTG GAGAGAGTACCTTCTTTGTGGAGCTAAGTGAGACTGCCAGCATCTTGCACCACGCCACTAAACACTCGCTTGTGCTCGTGGATGAATTAG GAAGGGGCACAGCCACATATGACGGCACAGCGATCGCCAGTGCTGTTGTGAAGGAGCTTGCTGAGAAGGTCTGCTGTCGCACCCTCTTCTCCACACATTATCACTCCCTGGTGGAGGACTACGCCAACAACCCTGCTGTGCGGTTGGGCCACATG GCGTGCATGGTGGAGAATGAATGTGAGGATCCAAGTCAAGAGACCATCACATTCCTCTACAAGTTCATCACTGGTGCCTGTCCAAAGAGTTATGGCTTCAATGCTGCTCGACTCGCCAGCCTGCCAGAGGTGGTCATCCAATCAGGACACAGGAAGGCCAGAGAGTTTGAGAAGAGCACCATCAGCCTCAGACTCTTCaa GAAGTTCTGCCAGTTTGCTGAAGATCCTTCACTGAACAACACACACTTTGCTTCACTTGTTCAGATGCTCAGCACCATATAG